One genomic region from Thermoleptolyngbya sichuanensis A183 encodes:
- a CDS encoding DUF4112 domain-containing protein yields MSRQRDSRALADASALQRIRTLAYLLDDAIPIPGTPYRIGLDPIMGLIPGGGDVVGLFLSAYLVLECLRFRLPTETLFRMVGNLALDSILGLLPGMGDFFDAVWKSNARNLALLEAHLANPAQSEAADRQTVALIAIAVVAIVGGILLLMASLLRALLAALTAVG; encoded by the coding sequence ATGTCACGCCAGCGAGACTCTCGCGCCCTTGCCGATGCCAGCGCCCTCCAGCGCATTCGCACGCTGGCCTACCTGCTGGACGATGCCATCCCGATTCCGGGTACGCCTTATCGCATCGGGCTAGACCCGATCATGGGACTGATTCCGGGGGGCGGCGACGTGGTGGGGCTATTTTTGTCGGCCTATCTAGTGCTGGAGTGTCTGCGGTTTCGCCTGCCGACGGAAACGCTATTCCGTATGGTGGGAAACCTCGCCCTAGACAGTATTTTGGGGCTGCTGCCGGGGATGGGCGATTTTTTTGATGCGGTGTGGAAAAGCAACGCCCGCAACCTGGCCCTGCTGGAGGCACACCTGGCCAACCCCGCCCAGAGTGAGGCTGCCGATCGCCAAACGGTGGCCCTGATTGCGATCGCCGTGGTCGCTATCGTAGGCGGTATTTTGCTGCTGA
- a CDS encoding DNA polymerase III subunit alpha — protein MSFVGLHIHSDYSLLDGASQLDQLIDRAIELGMPAIAITDHGVMYGAIEILKVCKKRDNAVKPIIGNEMYVINGDITKQERRPRYHQVVLAKNTQGYKNLVKLTTISHLQGVQGKGIFSRPCVNKELLEQYKDGLIVTSACLGGEVPQAIMQDRPDVARRVAQWYKDVFGDDYYLEIQDHGLQEERIVNPEIVRIARELDIKLVCTNDSHYISCYDVEAHDALLCIQTGKSIVEEKRLRYTGTEYLKSADEMRLLFRDHLPPDVVEEAIAHTLEVAEKVEGYKILGEPRIPNYPVPDGYTPATYLEETSRSGLAKRLKVATYREVPPDYQERLEYELQMMHQMGFDGYFLVVWDYIKFARDHGIPVGPGRGSAAGSLVAYSLGITNINPVHHGLLFERFLNPERKSMPDIDTDFCIERRGEVIQYVTEKYGTDRVAQIITYNRMTSKAVLKDVARVLDIPYGESDKMAKMIPVVRGKPTKLKVMISDETPTPEFKEKYDSDAVVPGSDPPVTYRRWIDMAMRIEGTNKSTGVHAAGVVISAEPLDEVVPLERSKEGGVTTQYPMEDIELLGLLKMDFLGLKNLTMIQKAVDLISKTHGIQVDLDNLPMEDPATYQLLARGELEGIFQLESSGMRQIVRDLKPSGLEDISSVLALYRPGPLDAGLIPKFINRKHGRERIEYEHELLTTILNETYGIMVYQEQIMKIAQDMGGYSLGQADLLRRAMGKKKKEEMEKHQSIFTEGAEKNGVPKKVAADLFDQMVKFAEYCLSYDTKILTVEYGAIAIGEVVERQLPCTVFSVDANGFVYTQAIAQWHQRGLQEVFEYTLEDGSTLRATPDHKFMTEDGEMRPIDEIFEKNLALKRVAVPVPAGSRV, from the coding sequence ATGTCCTTTGTCGGTCTGCATATTCACAGCGACTATAGCCTGCTAGACGGCGCGAGTCAGCTTGACCAGCTCATCGACCGGGCGATCGAGCTTGGAATGCCAGCGATCGCCATTACGGATCACGGCGTGATGTACGGCGCGATCGAGATCCTCAAGGTGTGCAAAAAGCGCGACAACGCCGTCAAGCCCATCATCGGCAACGAGATGTATGTGATCAACGGCGACATCACCAAGCAGGAGCGTCGCCCCCGCTATCACCAGGTTGTTCTTGCCAAAAACACGCAGGGCTACAAGAATCTCGTCAAGCTGACCACCATTTCTCACCTCCAGGGTGTGCAGGGGAAGGGCATTTTTTCGCGCCCCTGTGTCAACAAAGAACTGCTGGAGCAGTATAAAGACGGGCTGATTGTCACCAGCGCCTGTCTCGGCGGCGAAGTGCCCCAGGCGATTATGCAGGACCGCCCGGATGTGGCGCGGCGCGTTGCCCAGTGGTACAAGGACGTGTTCGGTGACGATTACTATCTGGAAATTCAAGACCACGGGCTGCAAGAAGAGCGCATCGTTAACCCCGAAATCGTCCGCATTGCCCGCGAGCTAGACATCAAGCTGGTCTGCACCAACGATTCGCACTATATCTCCTGCTACGACGTGGAAGCCCACGACGCGCTGCTCTGCATCCAAACGGGCAAATCCATCGTGGAAGAGAAGCGGCTGCGCTACACGGGCACGGAGTATTTGAAATCCGCCGATGAGATGCGGCTTTTGTTCCGCGATCACCTACCGCCGGATGTGGTGGAAGAGGCGATCGCCCATACGCTAGAAGTCGCCGAAAAGGTCGAAGGCTACAAAATTCTGGGTGAACCGCGCATTCCTAACTACCCTGTGCCCGACGGCTACACGCCTGCCACTTACCTCGAAGAAACCTCCCGATCTGGGCTAGCCAAGCGCCTTAAAGTCGCCACCTACCGTGAAGTTCCCCCAGACTATCAGGAGCGGCTGGAATACGAGCTGCAAATGATGCACCAGATGGGCTTCGACGGCTACTTTCTGGTGGTGTGGGACTACATCAAGTTTGCGCGAGATCATGGCATTCCCGTGGGCCCAGGGCGCGGGTCGGCGGCGGGGTCGCTGGTGGCCTACTCGCTGGGCATCACTAATATCAATCCGGTGCATCACGGCTTGCTGTTCGAGCGGTTCCTGAACCCTGAGCGCAAGTCCATGCCCGATATCGACACAGACTTCTGCATCGAACGTCGGGGCGAGGTGATTCAGTACGTCACCGAAAAGTATGGCACCGATCGCGTCGCGCAGATCATCACCTACAACCGCATGACCTCCAAAGCCGTCCTAAAGGATGTGGCGCGGGTGCTGGATATTCCCTATGGGGAATCCGACAAGATGGCGAAGATGATTCCCGTCGTGCGCGGCAAGCCCACCAAGCTCAAGGTCATGATTTCCGACGAAACGCCCACGCCGGAATTCAAGGAAAAATACGATAGCGATGCCGTTGTGCCTGGCAGCGATCCGCCCGTCACCTACCGCCGCTGGATTGACATGGCCATGCGGATCGAGGGCACCAACAAATCAACCGGCGTTCATGCGGCGGGCGTGGTGATTTCGGCAGAACCGCTGGACGAAGTGGTGCCGCTGGAACGCAGCAAGGAAGGCGGCGTGACGACGCAATACCCAATGGAAGACATCGAACTGCTGGGTCTGCTGAAGATGGACTTCCTGGGCCTAAAGAACCTGACGATGATTCAGAAAGCGGTGGATCTCATCAGCAAGACCCACGGCATTCAGGTTGATTTGGACAATTTGCCGATGGAAGATCCGGCCACCTATCAACTGCTGGCGCGGGGCGAACTGGAGGGCATCTTCCAGCTAGAATCCTCCGGGATGCGGCAGATTGTGCGCGATCTGAAGCCGTCGGGACTGGAGGATATTTCCTCGGTGCTGGCGCTGTATCGTCCCGGGCCGCTGGATGCGGGGCTAATTCCCAAGTTCATCAACCGCAAGCACGGTCGCGAACGGATCGAATATGAACACGAGCTGCTCACCACCATTCTGAATGAGACTTACGGCATCATGGTCTACCAGGAGCAGATCATGAAAATTGCCCAGGACATGGGGGGCTATTCGCTGGGGCAAGCCGACCTGCTGCGGCGGGCGATGGGCAAAAAGAAAAAAGAGGAGATGGAGAAGCATCAGAGCATCTTCACCGAAGGTGCAGAAAAGAACGGCGTGCCCAAGAAGGTGGCGGCGGATCTGTTTGACCAGATGGTGAAGTTTGCGGAGTATTGTCTGAGCTATGACACGAAGATTTTGACTGTGGAATATGGGGCGATCGCCATTGGCGAAGTTGTAGAACGCCAGCTTCCCTGCACTGTGTTCAGCGTCGATGCCAACGGGTTTGTTTACACGCAGGCGATCGCCCAGTGGCACCAGCGCGGGCTGCAAGAGGTCTTTGAATACACCCTGGAAGACGGTTCCACCCTCCGCGCTACCCCCGATCACAAGTTCATGACGGAAGATGGCGAAATGCGCCCCATTGACGAGATCTTCGAGAAAAACCTGGCGCTAAAACGAGTTGCCGTCCCTGTGCCTGCTGGTTCGAGAGTTTGA
- a CDS encoding Uma2 family endonuclease: protein MVSTAPQFSIPRSALAGERRVTIHQLSWQGYQQIQQTLGERRSPRLAYDQGTLELTMPLEEHESFAEWIGLLIRILVEEFGLKMKSIGSTTLEYPNRERSVEPDNAYYIQNQAKVSGRRINFEQDPPPDLVVEIDITHTDIDKNRLYASIGVPEFWRFNGTALSIYQLQSQAYVEVEHSPTFPKVPKDKFYEFLQQASRDEVEASRALRAWVRQLQSGDV, encoded by the coding sequence ATGGTTAGCACTGCTCCCCAATTTTCAATTCCTCGGTCTGCCCTGGCCGGAGAGCGGCGGGTCACGATTCATCAGCTTAGCTGGCAGGGCTATCAGCAGATTCAGCAGACGTTGGGAGAACGGCGATCGCCCCGCCTCGCCTACGACCAAGGCACGCTAGAGCTAACCATGCCCCTGGAAGAACACGAAAGTTTTGCAGAATGGATTGGGCTATTGATTCGGATTTTGGTGGAAGAGTTTGGGTTAAAAATGAAGTCCATCGGTTCTACAACGCTGGAGTATCCGAATCGGGAGCGCAGCGTTGAACCGGATAACGCTTACTATATTCAAAATCAGGCGAAGGTGAGCGGGCGACGCATTAATTTTGAGCAAGATCCCCCGCCTGATTTAGTCGTGGAAATCGACATTACGCACACGGATATTGATAAAAACCGCCTCTATGCCAGCATCGGGGTTCCGGAGTTTTGGCGCTTTAACGGCACCGCCCTAAGCATCTACCAACTGCAATCTCAAGCCTATGTTGAAGTAGAACATAGCCCGACGTTTCCTAAAGTACCCAAAGACAAGTTCTATGAGTTTTTGCAGCAGGCCAGCCGCGATGAAGTAGAGGCAAGTCGCGCACTGCGGGCGTGGGTTCGTCAGTTGCAGTCAGGCGATGTT